One genomic segment of Centropristis striata isolate RG_2023a ecotype Rhode Island chromosome 13, C.striata_1.0, whole genome shotgun sequence includes these proteins:
- the LOC131982788 gene encoding oocyte zinc finger protein XlCOF6.1-like yields MSKGEMLRVLVKQRITAAAEEIFGLFERTITEYEEELSRSKEENKRQQKLLDAVYNPQLRLHRADVQQLLVHKEEIPSEQQDWSSNLDQKDPEPPQIKEEQQKDLWIKQEGEQLAELEEADFTKFSFTPVPAPEPPQLHQIEQMKTEADGEDCGGPEPAGNLDPDSHLQPDAEDRSGDCTEPETDDSGDWIESREPQSSLESLKNGDIPVSDLRCSTIEKPFSCSECNKTFSQKNTMKRHMSIHTVEKPFHCSVCKKGFKKVTYLPLHMKIHTGELPFSCSVCGRGFVLRGSLTEHMKIHTGEKPYSCSVCGRRFLQKGNLKIHMRIHTGQKPFSCSVCGQAFKHSSSLRGHMWNHRENGKYIQNT; encoded by the exons ATGTCCAAAGGTGAAATGCTGAGAGTCTTGGTGAAGCAGCGAATaactgcggctgctgaagagatattcgggctgtttgaaagaacgataaCAGAGTACGAGGAGGAACTGAGTCGGTCAAAAGAGGAGAACAagcgacaacagaaactactggacgctgtttACAACCCTCAGCTTCggctacacagagcag ATGTCCAGCAGCTGTTGGTACATAAAGAAGAAattccctctgagcagcaggacTGGAGCTCCAATCTGGACCAGAAGGACCCAGAGCCCCCACAAATTAAAGAGGAACAACAAAAGGATCTCTGGATCaaacaggagggagagcagcttgcagagctggaggaggctgatttCACCAAGTTCTCCTTCACTCCTGTCCCTGCCCCTGAGCCCCCACAGCTTCATCAAATTGAACAGAtgaaaacagaagctgatggagaggactgtggaggaccagaaccagccGGGAACTTGGATCCAGATTCACATTTACAACCAGATGCTGAAGACAGGTCTGGAGACTGTactgaacctgagactgatgacagcgGTGATTGGATAGAGAGCAGAGAACCTCAGTCGTCTTTAGAATCTTTGAAAAATGGTGACATTCCTGTCAGTGATTTGAGATGTAGTACCATTGAGAAACCTTTCAGTTGCTCTGAGTGTAATAAAACTTTctctcaaaaaaacacaatgaagcgACACATGAGTATTCACACAGTAGAGAAGCCTTTCCATTGCTCAGTCTGCAAGAAAGGTTTTAAAAAGGTTACATATTTGCCGTTACACATGAAAATTCACACAGGAGAGCTACCTTTCAGCTGTTCAGTGTGTGGTAGAGGTTTCGTTTTAAGGGGAAGTCTCACGGAACACATGAAAatacacacaggagagaaaccttacagctgctcagtgtgtggtaGAAGATTTTTGCAAAAAGGGAATCTTAAGATTCACATGAGGATTCATACGGGACAGAAACCCTTCAGTTGTTCAGTGTGTGGTCAAGCATTCAAACATAGCTCAAGTCTACGGGGTCACATGTGGAATCATAGAGAGAACGGCAAATATATACAGAACACATGA
- the LOC131983749 gene encoding gastrula zinc finger protein XlCGF57.1-like: MSKGEMLRVLVKQRITAAAEEIFGLFERTITEYEEELSRSKEENKRQQKLLDAVYNPQLRLHRADVQQLLVHKEEIPSEQQDWSSSLDQKDPEPPQIKEEQQKDLWIKQEGEQLAELEEADFTKFSFTPVPAPEPSQLHQIEQMKTEADGEDCGGPEPARNLDPDSHLQPDAEDRSGDSPEPETDDSGDWIESRDSQSGLKSLKTVDIPNRTDEKAFSCSTKEKPFSCSVCGKGFTGSGNREIHMRIHTGEKPFSCSVCSKGFTGRGDLVRHMRIHTGEKPFSCSVCSKGFTERGNRERHMRIHTGEKPFSCSVCSKSFTVSRALVRHMRIHTGEKPYSCSVCSKSFTERGNLEKHMRIHTGEKPFSCSVCSKGFTERGNLERHMIIHTGEKPFSCSVCGKSFVLKLNHMIHMKTHTGQKPFSCSLNT, translated from the exons ATGTCCAAAGGTGAAATGCTGAGAGTCTTGGTGAAGCAGCGAATaactgcggctgctgaagagatattcgggctgtttgaaagaacgataaCAGAGTACGAGGAGGAACTGAGTCGGTCAAAAGAGGAGAACAagcgacaacagaaactactggacgctgtttACAACCCTCAGCTTCggctacacagagcag ATGTCCAGCAGCTGTTGGTACATAAAGAAGAAattccctctgagcagcaggacTGGAGCTCCAGTCTGGACCAGAAGGACCCAGAGCCCCCACAAATTAAAGAGGAACAACAAAAGGATCTCTGGATCaaacaggagggagagcagcttgcagagctggaggaggctgatttCACCAAGTTCTCCTTCACTCCTGTCCCTGCCCCTGAgccctcacagcttcatcaaattgaacagatgaaaacagaagctgatggagaggactgtggaggaccagaaccagccAGGAACTTGGATCCAGATTCACATTTACAACCAGATGCTGAAGACAGGTCTGGAGACTCtcctgaacctgagactgatgacagcgGTGATTGGATAGAGAGCAGAGATTCCCAGTCAGGTTTAAAATCTTTGAAAACTGTTGACATTCCTAATAGAACTGATGAGAAAGCATTCAGCTGCTCA ACAAAagagaaacctttcagttgctcagtgtgtggtaaaGGTTTCACTGGAAGCGGAAACCGGGAGAtacacatgagaatccacacaggagagaaacctttcagctgctccgTGTGTAGTAAAGGTTTCACTGGACGCGGAGACCTGGTGagacacatgagaatccacacaggagagaaacctttcagctgctcggTGTGTAGTAAAGGTTTCACTGAAAGAGGAAACCGGGAGagacacatgagaatccacacaggagagaaacctttcagctgctcagtgtgtagtAAAAGTTTCACTGTAAGCAGAGCCCTGGTGagacacatgagaatccacacaggagagaaaccttacagctgctcagtgtgtagtAAAAGTTTCACTGAAAGAGGAAACCTGGAGAaacacatgagaatccacacaggagagaaacctttcagctgctcagtgtgtagtAAAGGTTTCACTGAAAGAGGAAACCTGGAGAGACACATGataatccacacaggagagaaacccttcagctgctcagtgtgtggtaaaagttttgtgctgaAATTGAATCATATGATTCACATGAAGACTCATACAGGACAGAAACCCTTCAGTTGTTCAttgaacacatga
- the LOC131983744 gene encoding gastrula zinc finger protein XlCGF57.1-like: MSKGEMLRVLVKQRITAAAEEIFGLFERTITEYEEELSRSKEENKRQQKLLDAVYNPQLRLHRADVQQLLVHKEEIPSEQQDWSSSLDQKDPEPPQIKEEQQKDLWIKQEGEQLAELEEADFTKFSFTPVPAPEPSQLHQIEQMKTKADGEDCGGPEPARNLDPDSHLQPDAEDRSGDSPEPETDDSGDWIESRDSQSGLKSLKTVDIPNRTDEKAFSCSMCEKRFAKKTNLTRHTRYHTGEKPFSCSICDKRFVRKTQLNHHMMTHTKEKPFSCSICDKRFVRKSQLNPHMMTHTKEKPFRCSLCSKGFTGSGDLVRHMRIHTGEKPYSCSVCSKSFTERGNREIHMRIHTGEKPFSCSVCSKGFTGSGDLVRHMRIHTGEKPFSCSVCSKDFTERGNLERHMRSHTGEKPFSCSMCGKSFVHKWNHKIHMKTHTGQKPFSCSLIT, translated from the exons ATGTCCAAAGGTGAAATGCTGAGAGTCTTGGTGAAGCAGCGAATaactgcggctgctgaagagatattcgggctgtttgaaagaacgataaCAGAGTACGAGGAGGAACTGAGTCGGTCAAAAGAGGAGAACAagcgacaacagaaactactggacgctgtttACAACCCTCAGCTTCggctacacagagcag ATGTCCAGCAGCTGTTGGTACATAAAGAAGAAattccctctgagcagcaggacTGGAGCTCCAGTCTGGACCAGAAGGACCCAGAGCCCCCACAAATTAAAGAGGAACAACAAAAGGATCTCTGGATCaaacaggagggagagcagcttgcagagctggaggaggctgatttCACCAAGTTCTCCTTCACTCCTGTCCCTGCCCCTGAgccctcacagcttcatcaaattgaacagatgaaaacaaaagctgatggagaggactgtggaggaccagaaccagccAGGAACTTGGATCCAGATTCACATTTACAACCAGATGCTGAAGACAGGTCTGGAGACTCtcctgaacctgagactgatgacagcgGTGATTGGATAGAGAGCAGAGATTCCCAGTCAGGTTTAAAATCTTTGAAAACTGTTGACATTCCTAATAGAACTGATGAGAAAGCATTCAGCTGCTCAATGTGTGAGAAAAGATTTGCCAAGAAGACAAATCTGACGAGACACACAAGAtatcatactggagagaaacctttcagctgctccatTTGTGATAAAAGATTTGTGCGAAAAACACAGCTGAACCATCACATGATGACTCACACAaaagagaaacctttcagctgctccatTTGTGATAAAAGATTTGTGCGAAAATCACAGCTGAACCCTCACATGATGACTCACACAAAAGAGAAACCTTTCCGCTGCTCATTGTGTAGTAAAGGTTTCACTGGAAGCGGAGACCTGGTGagacacatgagaatccacacaggagagaaaccttacagctgctcagtgtgtagtAAAAGTTTCACTGAAAGAGGAAACCGGGAGAtacacatgagaatccacacaggagagaaacctttcagctgctcagtgtgtagtAAAGGTTTCACTGGAAGCGGAGACCTGGTGagacacatgagaatccacacaggagagaaacctttcagctgctcagtgtgtagtAAAGATTTCACTGAAAGAGGAAACCTGGAGAGACACATGAGAagccacacaggagagaaacccttCAGCTGCTCAATGTGTGGTAAAAGTTTTGTGCACAAATGGAATCATAAGATTCACATGAAGACTCATACAGGACAGAAACCCTTCAGTTGTTCATTGatcacatga
- the LOC131983745 gene encoding oocyte zinc finger protein XlCOF6.1-like codes for MSKGEMLRVLVKQRITAAAEEIFGLFERTITEYEEELSRSKEENKRQQKLLDAVYNPQLRLHRADVQQLLVHKEEIPSEQQDWSSSLDQKDPEPPQIKEEQQKDLWIKQEGEQLAELEEADFTKFSFTPVPAPEPSQLHQIEQMKTEADGEDCGGPEQAGNLDPDSHLQPDAEDRSGDSSEPETDDSGDWIESRDSQSGLKSLKTVDIPNRTDEKAFSCSMCEKRFAKKTYLTRHIRCHTGEKPYSCSVCGKGFTVRGNREMHMRNHTGEKPFNCSVCSKGFNGRGDLEKHMRIHTGEKPFSCSVCGKVFTERGNREMHMRNHTGEKPFSCSVCSKGFNGRGALERHMRIHTGEKPFSCSVCGKGFTERGNLERHMKIHTGEKPFSCSVCSKGFTERANLERHMRSQTGEKPFSCSVCGKSFVHKCNHKIHMKTHTG; via the exons ATGTCCAAAGGTGAAATGCTGAGAGTCTTGGTGAAGCAGCGAATaactgcggctgctgaagagatattcgggctgtttgaaagaacgataaCAGAGTACGAGGAGGAACTGAGTCGGTCAAAAGAGGAGAACAagcgacaacagaaactactggacgctgtttACAACCCTCAGCTTCggctacacagagcag ATGTCCAGCAGCTGTTGGTACATAAAGAAGAAattccctctgagcagcaggacTGGAGCTCCAGTCTGGACCAGAAGGACCCAGAGCCCCCACAAATTAAAGAGGAACAACAAAAGGATCTCTGGATCaaacaggagggagagcagcttgcagagctggaggaggctgatttCACCAAGTTCTCCTTCACTCCTGTCCCTGCCCCTGAgccctcacagcttcatcaaattgaacaaatgaaaacagaagctgatggagaggactgtggaggaccagaacaaGCCGGGAACTTGGATCCAGATTCACATTTACAACCAGATGCTGAAGACAGGTCTGGagactcttctgaacctgagactgatgacagcgGTGATTGGATAGAGAGCAGAGATTCCCAGTCAGGTTTAAAATCTTTGAAAACTGTTGACATTCCTAATAGAACTGATGAGAAAGCATTCAGCTGCTCAATGTGTGAGAAAAGATTTGCCAAGAAGACATATCTGACGAGACACATAAGAtgtcatactggagagaaaccttacagctgctcagtgtgtggtaaaGGTTTCACTGTACGTGGAAACCGGGAGATGCACATGAGAaaccacacaggagagaaacctttcaacTGCTCAGTGTGTAGTAAAGGTTTCAATGGAAGAGGAGACCTGGAGAaacacatgagaatccacacaggagagaaacctttcagctgctcagtgtgtggtaaaGTTTTCACTGAAAGAGGAAACCGGGAGATGCACATGAGAaaccacacaggagagaaacctttcagctgctcagtgtgtagtAAAGGTTTCAATGGAAGAGGAGCCCTGGAGagacacatgagaatccacacaggagagaaacctttcagctgctcagtgtgtggtaaaGGTTTCACTGAAAGAGGAAACCTGGAGAGACACATGaaaatccacacaggagagaaacctttcagctgctcagtgtgtagtAAAGGTTTCACTGAAAGAGCAAACCTGGAGAGACACATGAGAAGCCAAACAGGAGAGAAacccttcagctgctcagtgtgtggtaaaAGTTTTGTGCACAAATGTAATCATAAGATTCACATGAAGACTCATACAGGATAG
- the LOC131982789 gene encoding zinc finger protein 227-like produces MSKGEMLRVLVKQRITAAAEEIFGLFERTITEYEEELSRSKEENKRQQKLLDAVYNPQLRLHRADVQQLLVHKEEIPSEQQDWSSSLDQKDPEPPQIKEEQQKDLWIKQEGEQLAELEEADFTKFSFTPVPAPEPSQLHQIEQMKTEADGEDCGGPEPAGNLDPDSHLQPDAEDRSGDSSEPETDDSGDWIESRDSQSGLKSLKTVDIPNRTDEKAFSCSMCEKRFAKKTQLTTHIRCHTGEKPYSCSVCSKSFTVSGNLVRHMRIHTGEKPYSCSVCSKGFTVRGNREIHMRIHTGEKPFSCSVCSKGFTVRGNREIHMRIHTGEKPFSCSVCSKSFTVSVALVRHMRIHTGEKPYSCSVCSKGFTERGNLEKHMRIHTGEKPYSCSVCGKGFTERGNREIHMRIHTGEKPFSCSVCGKSFVHKWSHKIHIRCHTGEKPYSCSVCSKSFTVSGNLVRHMRIHTGEKPYSCSVCGKGFTVRGNREIHMRIHTGEKPFSCSVCSKSFAVSVALVRHMRIHTGEKPYSCSVCSKGFTERGNLEKHMRIHTGEKPFSCSVCGKGFTERGNREIHMRIHTGEKPFSCSVCGKSFVHKCNHKIHMKTHTGQKPFSEMLRVLVKQRITAAAEEIFGLFERTITEYEEELSRSKEENKRQQKLLDAVYNPQLRLHRADVQQLLVHKEEIPSEQQDWSSSLDQKDPEPPQIKEEQQKDLWIKQEGEQLAELEEADFTKFSFTPVPAPEPSQLHQIEQMKTEADGEDCGGPEQAGNLDPDSHLQPDAEDRSGDSSEPETDDSGDWIESRDSQSGLKSLKTVDIPNRTDEKAFSCSMCEKRFAKKTYLTRHIRCHTGEKPYSCSVCGKGFTVRGNREMHMRNHTGEKPFNCSVCSKGFNGRGDLEKHMRIHTGEKPFSCSVCGKVFTERGHLERHMRIHTGEKPFSCSVCGKVFTERGNREMHMRNHTGEKPFSCSVCSKGFNGRGALERHMRIHTGEKPFSCSVCGKGFTERGNLERHMKIHTGEKPFSCSVCGKGFTERANLERHMRSQTGEKPFSCSVCGKSFVHKCNHKIHMKTHTGQKPFSCSLNA; encoded by the exons ATGTCCAAAGGTGAAATGCTGAGAGTCTTGGTGAAGCAGCGAATaactgcggctgctgaagagatattcgggctgtttgaaagaacgataaCAGAGTACGAGGAGGAACTGAGTCGGTCAAAAGAGGAGAACAagcgacaacagaaactactggacgctgtttACAACCCTCAGCTTCggctacacagagcag ATGTCCAGCAGCTGTTGGTACATAAAGAAGAAattccctctgagcagcaggacTGGAGCTCCAGTCTGGACCAGAAGGACCCAGAGCCCCCACAAATTAAAGAGGAACAACAAAAGGATCTCTGGATCaaacaggagggagagcagcttgcagagctggaggaggctgatttCACCAAGTTCTCCTTCACTCCTGTCCCTGCCCCTGAgccctcacagcttcatcaaattgaacagatgaaaacagaagctgatggagaggactgtggaggaccagaaccagccGGGAACTTGGATCCAGATTCACATTTACAACCAGATGCTGAAGACAGGTCTGGagactcttctgaacctgagactgatgacagcgGTGATTGGATAGAGAGCAGAGATTCCCAGTCAGGTTTAAAATCTTTGAAAACTGTTGACATTCCTAATAGAACTGATGAGAAAGCATTCAGCTGCTCAATGTGTGAGAAAAGATTTGCCAAGAAGACACAGCTGACGACACACATAAGAtgtcatactggagagaaaccttacagctgctcagtgtgtagtAAAAGTTTCACTGTAAGCGGAAACCTGGTGagacacatgagaatccacacaggagagaaaccttacagctgctcagtgtgtagtAAAGGTTTCACTGTACGTGGAAACCGGGAGAtacacatgagaatccacacaggagagaaacctttcagctgctcagtgtgtagtAAAGGTTTCACTGTACGTGGAAACCGGGAGAtacacatgagaatccacacaggagagaaacctttcagctgctcagtgtgtagtAAAAGTTTCACTGTAAGCGTAGCCCTGGTGagacacatgagaatccacacaggagagaaaccttacagctgctcagtgtgtagtAAAGGTTTCACTGAAAGAGGAAACCTGGAGAaacacatgagaatccacacaggagagaaaccttacagctgctcagtgtgtggtaaaGGTTTCACTGAAAGAGGAAACCGGGAGAtacacatgagaatccacacaggagagaaacccttcagctgctcagtgtgtggtaaaAGTTTTGTGCACAAATGGAGTCATAAGATTCAC ATAAGAtgtcatactggagagaaaccttacagctgctcagtgtgtagtAAAAGTTTCACTGTAAGCGGAAACCTGGTGagacacatgagaatccacacaggagagaaaccttacagctgctcagtgtgtggtaaaGGTTTCACTGTACGTGGAAACCGGGAGAtacacatgagaatccacacaggagagaaacctttcagctgctcagtgtgtagtAAAAGTTTCGCTGTAAGCGTAGCCCTGGTGagacacatgagaatccacacaggagagaaaccttacagctgctcGGTGTGTAGTAAAGGTTTCACTGAAAGAGGAAACCTGGAGAaacacatgagaatccacacaggagagaaacccttcagctgctcagtgtgtggtaaaGGTTTCACTGAAAGAGGGAACCGGGAGAtacacatgagaatccacacaggagagaaacccttcagctgctcagtgtgtggtaaaAGTTTTGTGCACAAATGTAATCATAAGATTCACATGAAGACTCATACAGGACAGAAACCCTTCA GTGAAATGCTGAGAGTCTTGGTGAAGCAGCGAATaactgcggctgctgaagagatattcgggctgtttgaaagaacgataaCAGAGTACGAGGAGGAACTGAGTCGGTCAAAAGAGGAGAACAagcgacaacagaaactactggacgctgtttACAACCCTCAGCTTCggctacacagagcag ATGTCCAGCAGCTGTTGGTACATAAAGAAGAAattccctctgagcagcaggacTGGAGCTCCAGTCTGGACCAGAAGGACCCAGAGCCCCCACAAATTAAAGAGGAACAACAAAAGGATCTCTGGATCaaacaggagggagagcagcttgcagagctggaggaggctgatttCACCAAGTTCTCCTTCACTCCTGTCCCTGCCCCTGAgccctcacagcttcatcaaattgaacagatgaaaacagaagctgatggagaggactgtggaggaccagaacaaGCCGGGAACTTGGATCCAGATTCACATTTACAACCAGATGCTGAAGACAGGTCTGGagactcttctgaacctgagactgatgacagcgGTGATTGGATAGAGAGCAGAGATTCCCAGTCAGGTTTAAAATCTTTGAAAACTGTTGACATTCCTAATAGAACTGATGAGAAAGCATTCAGCTGCTCAATGTGTGAGAAAAGATTTGCCAAGAAGACATATCTGACGAGACACATAAGAtgtcatactggagagaaaccttacagctgctcagtgtgtggtaaaGGTTTCACTGTACGTGGAAACCGGGAGATGCACATGAGAaaccacacaggagagaaacctttcaacTGCTCAGTGTGTAGTAAAGGTTTCAATGGAAGAGGAGACCTGGAGAaacacatgagaatccacacaggagagaaacctttcagctgctcagtgtgtggtaaaGTTTTCACTGAAAGAGGACACCTGGAGagacacatgagaatccacacaggagagaaacctttcagctgctcagtgtgtggtaaaGTTTTCACTGAAAGAGGAAACCGGGAGATGCACATGAGAaaccacacaggagagaaacctttcagctgctcagtgtgtagtAAAGGTTTCAATGGAAGAGGAGCCCTGGAGagacacatgagaatccacacaggagagaaacctttcagctgctcagtgtgtggtaaaGGTTTCACTGAAAGAGGAAACCTGGAGAGACACATGaaaatccacacaggagagaaacctttcagctgctcagtgtgtggtaaaGGTTTCACTGAAAGAGCAAACCTGGAGAGACACATGAGAAGCCAAACAGGAGAGAAacccttcagctgctcagtgtgtggtaaaAGTTTTGTGCACAAATGTAATCATAAGATTCACATGAAGACTCATACAGGACAGAAACCCTTCAGTTGTTCATTGAACgcatga